In Aureibaculum algae, the following are encoded in one genomic region:
- a CDS encoding DUF6807 family protein, giving the protein MRYFISIFLFLCLENNAQSQSVSVQIQDNVVLFKEGKDSILCYQIANKDLNGKHKRSNYIHPLYTLDGKILTEDFPSDHPHHRGIFWAWHQLHIGDKQIGDGWEIKDFKWQVLSVKELKKKGKQRSIKANVVWKSPLWLDDNGNEKPLVTEYTTITVYPKAKNYRQIDIEISLIAEEPNMRIGGSDDKKGYGGFSTRIRLGEDIAFTSAIGSIKPEQLPIKAGGWMDISESLGLKDSLAGISILSHPNNPGYPNPWILRSKASMQNAVYPYPGAKPVILSDVEPTLLRYRLLIHKGLKASEISTLHTHYGKM; this is encoded by the coding sequence ATGAGATATTTCATTAGCATTTTCCTGTTTTTATGTTTAGAAAACAATGCCCAATCTCAAAGTGTAAGCGTTCAGATTCAAGATAACGTAGTACTTTTCAAAGAAGGAAAAGATAGCATACTATGCTACCAAATAGCTAATAAAGACCTAAATGGCAAGCATAAAAGATCAAATTATATTCATCCATTGTATACGTTAGATGGTAAAATTTTAACTGAAGATTTTCCTTCAGACCACCCTCACCACCGTGGTATCTTCTGGGCTTGGCACCAATTGCATATTGGAGACAAACAAATTGGTGACGGGTGGGAAATAAAAGATTTTAAATGGCAAGTACTTTCAGTTAAAGAACTAAAAAAGAAAGGCAAACAAAGAAGTATTAAAGCCAATGTGGTTTGGAAGTCTCCTTTGTGGTTAGATGATAACGGAAATGAAAAGCCATTGGTAACTGAGTATACTACCATTACGGTATACCCAAAAGCAAAGAACTATAGACAAATTGATATTGAAATTTCCTTGATTGCAGAGGAACCCAATATGCGTATTGGAGGATCTGATGATAAAAAAGGATATGGAGGTTTTTCGACTAGAATTAGACTCGGTGAAGACATCGCATTTACAAGTGCTATTGGATCAATTAAACCGGAACAACTACCAATTAAAGCAGGAGGTTGGATGGATATCTCCGAATCGTTGGGACTTAAGGACTCATTAGCAGGTATTTCAATTTTAAGTCATCCCAATAACCCAGGTTATCCAAATCCTTGGATTTTGCGTTCAAAAGCCAGTATGCAGAACGCTGTATACCCATACCCTGGTGCAAAACCGGTTATTCTTTCTGATGTTGAACCTACCCTATTACGGTACCGTTTACTTATTCATAAAGGATTAAAAGCATCAGAAATTTCAACGCTACATACACACTATGGAAAAATGTAG